Proteins encoded together in one Acanthopagrus latus isolate v.2019 chromosome 19, fAcaLat1.1, whole genome shotgun sequence window:
- the hhla2b.1 gene encoding uncharacterized protein hhla2b.1 isoform X2: MSAIFTWACLLLWISFATQDKTPDVAVTCFVSEECVLPCSFKPDSKETVEWFRQDELVYKFKQDTKDKHDDRDDSDDDDDDDDDDDDEDSSEEHFEHEKVAGRASIFPHLITHGNATLILRSCGLKDRGTYRCHVKTSTGEHNAKVIVKVEAPIRGLSLELSRLSGYEEMKCTVRNVFPAPRVTWATEPPTLEALRPVTRILPDKQGLYTVDSRLKRLSGQPDLIYICKVTTSYGGPAWTASLREREIKGAQGRDLTIPCYAPPYMNNPFLHWSFSNGEDPSHILTYDSQSGKSVSSPPWESHVELDGFRVPFGDGSLRLMDPKHLEHTGSYTCVFSMPYNTHTERTGVTIDGPDVQPRTSEAPSYWWIVGLVIAVLVLALAGMLAYLKVKDSTADSNLNESRPLTVGSTNGQSGLQTGAQLT; this comes from the exons ATGTCAGCGATATTCACCTGGGCCTGTTTGCTGCTCTGGATCAGCTTCGCCACGCAGGACAAAACGCCAG ATGTGGCTGTGACGTGCTTCGTCTCCGAGGAGTGCGTTCTCCCCTGCAGCTTCAAGCCGGACAGCAAGGAGACCGTCGAGTGGTTCAGGCAGGATGAGCTGGTGTACAAGTTCAAGCAGGACACTAAGGACAAACACGACGACAGGGACGacagcgatgatgatgatgacgatgatgatgatgatgatgatgaggacagCAGCGAAGAGCACTTTGAGCATGAGAAGGTCGCTGGCCGCGCCTCCATTTTCCCACACCTGATAACACACGGCAACGCCACGCTGATCCTCCGGAGTTGCGGGTTAAAGGACAGAGGGACGTATCGGTGTCATGTGAAAACCTCGACAGGTGAACACAACGCGAAGGTCATCGTGAAGGTGGAAG caccCATCCGAGGCCTGTCTCTGGAGCTGTCCAGGCTGAGCGGCTACGAGGAGATGAAGTGCACCGTCCGCAATGTCTTCCCGGCTCCACGTGTAACCTGGGCGACCGAGCCGCCCACTTTAGAGGCCCTACGACCGGTCACGCGCATCCTGCCCGACAAACAGGGGCTGTACACGGTCGACAGCCGCCTCAAGAGGCTGAGCGGACAACCTGACCTCATCTACATCTGCAAAGTCACGACTTCCTACGGTGGTCCGGCCTGGACTGCCTCGCTCAGGGAGAGAG AAATAAAAGGAGCTCAAGGCAGAGATCTGACCATCCCCTGCTATGCCCCTCCTTACATGAACAACCCCTTCCTCCACTGGAGCTTCTCCAACGGCGAGGACCCCTCCCACATCCTCACCTACGACAGCCAGTCGGGGAAAAGCGTCTCCTCGCCGCCGTGGGAAAGCCACGTGGAGCTGGACGGCTTCAGGGTCCCGTTTGGAGATGGCTCTCTGCGACTGATGGATCCCAAACACCTGGAGCACACGGGCAGCTACACCTGTGTGTTCTCCATGCCGTACAACACTCACACCGAGCGCACCGGTGTCACCATCGACGGTCCTGACG TTCAGCCAAGAACTTCAGAGGCGCCGTCTTATTGGTGGATCGTCGGCCTGGTGATCGCGGTGCTGGTTCTGGCTCTGGCGGGAATGCTGGCCTACCTGAAGGTGAAAG ACTCGACAGCCGACAGTAACCTGAATGAGAGCAGACCTCTGACGGTGGGCAGCACCAACGGCCAGTCGGGCCTCCAGACTGGAGCCCAGCTGACCTGA
- the hhla2b.1 gene encoding uncharacterized protein hhla2b.1 isoform X1, whose translation MSAIFTWACLLLWISFATQDKTPDVAVTCFVSEECVLPCSFKPDSKETVEWFRQDELVYKFKQDTKDKHDDRDDSDDDDDDDDDDDDEDSSEEHFEHEKVAGRASIFPHLITHGNATLILRSCGLKDRGTYRCHVKTSTGEHNAKVIVKVEAPIRGLSLELSRLSGYEEMKCTVRNVFPAPRVTWATEPPTLEALRPVTRILPDKQGLYTVDSRLKRLSGQPDLIYICKVTTSYGGPAWTASLREREIKGAQGRDLTIPCYAPPYMNNPFLHWSFSNGEDPSHILTYDSQSGKSVSSPPWESHVELDGFRVPFGDGSLRLMDPKHLEHTGSYTCVFSMPYNTHTERTGVTIDGPDVQPRTSEAPSYWWIVGLVIAVLVLALAGMLAYLKVKGGASKPRNDPEEVTELHSVKDSTADSNLNESRPLTVGSTNGQSGLQTGAQLT comes from the exons ATGTCAGCGATATTCACCTGGGCCTGTTTGCTGCTCTGGATCAGCTTCGCCACGCAGGACAAAACGCCAG ATGTGGCTGTGACGTGCTTCGTCTCCGAGGAGTGCGTTCTCCCCTGCAGCTTCAAGCCGGACAGCAAGGAGACCGTCGAGTGGTTCAGGCAGGATGAGCTGGTGTACAAGTTCAAGCAGGACACTAAGGACAAACACGACGACAGGGACGacagcgatgatgatgatgacgatgatgatgatgatgatgatgaggacagCAGCGAAGAGCACTTTGAGCATGAGAAGGTCGCTGGCCGCGCCTCCATTTTCCCACACCTGATAACACACGGCAACGCCACGCTGATCCTCCGGAGTTGCGGGTTAAAGGACAGAGGGACGTATCGGTGTCATGTGAAAACCTCGACAGGTGAACACAACGCGAAGGTCATCGTGAAGGTGGAAG caccCATCCGAGGCCTGTCTCTGGAGCTGTCCAGGCTGAGCGGCTACGAGGAGATGAAGTGCACCGTCCGCAATGTCTTCCCGGCTCCACGTGTAACCTGGGCGACCGAGCCGCCCACTTTAGAGGCCCTACGACCGGTCACGCGCATCCTGCCCGACAAACAGGGGCTGTACACGGTCGACAGCCGCCTCAAGAGGCTGAGCGGACAACCTGACCTCATCTACATCTGCAAAGTCACGACTTCCTACGGTGGTCCGGCCTGGACTGCCTCGCTCAGGGAGAGAG AAATAAAAGGAGCTCAAGGCAGAGATCTGACCATCCCCTGCTATGCCCCTCCTTACATGAACAACCCCTTCCTCCACTGGAGCTTCTCCAACGGCGAGGACCCCTCCCACATCCTCACCTACGACAGCCAGTCGGGGAAAAGCGTCTCCTCGCCGCCGTGGGAAAGCCACGTGGAGCTGGACGGCTTCAGGGTCCCGTTTGGAGATGGCTCTCTGCGACTGATGGATCCCAAACACCTGGAGCACACGGGCAGCTACACCTGTGTGTTCTCCATGCCGTACAACACTCACACCGAGCGCACCGGTGTCACCATCGACGGTCCTGACG TTCAGCCAAGAACTTCAGAGGCGCCGTCTTATTGGTGGATCGTCGGCCTGGTGATCGCGGTGCTGGTTCTGGCTCTGGCGGGAATGCTGGCCTACCTGAAGGTGAAAG GAGGCGCCTCAAAGCCCAGAAACGACCCTGAAGAGGTGACAGAGCTGCATTCAGTCAAAG ACTCGACAGCCGACAGTAACCTGAATGAGAGCAGACCTCTGACGGTGGGCAGCACCAACGGCCAGTCGGGCCTCCAGACTGGAGCCCAGCTGACCTGA